A genomic window from Bubalus bubalis isolate 160015118507 breed Murrah chromosome X, NDDB_SH_1, whole genome shotgun sequence includes:
- the ASB9 gene encoding ankyrin repeat and SOCS box protein 9 isoform X1, whose amino-acid sequence MDGERPGRNGSKPPDMRLFSNPLMGDFVSDWSPVHEAAIHGRLLSLRSLINQGWPVNLITADRVSPLHEACLGGHPSCAKILLRHGANVNSVTVDWHTPLFNACVSGSHECVNLLLQYGASPHPENDLASPIHEAAKRGHMQCIESLVAHGGDIDQNIHHLGTPLYMACENLQVACAKKLMESGVNVNQGRGLDSPLHAVARASSGELVSLLLDFGADTEARDAEGKRPLELVPPESPLSQLLKREGPSTLMQLCRLRIRKCFGIRQHHKITELNLPEELKRFLLHN is encoded by the exons ATGGATGGTGAACGACCAGGCAGAAACGGCAGCAAGCCCCCGGACATGAGGCTCTTTTCCAACCCATTGATGGGGG ATTTTGTATCTGATTGGTCTCCTGTGCATGAAGCAGCCATTCATGGACGTCTGCTGTCTTTGAGGAGCCTCATCAACCAG gggtGGCCGGTGAACCTCATCACTGCAGATCGTGTGTCTCCACTCCACGAAGCCTGTCTTGGAGGTCATCCCTCCTGTGCaaaaatattactcagacatgGAGCTAAT GTGAACAGCGTCACTGTAGACTGGCACACTCCGTTGTTTAATGCTTGTGTCAGCGGCAGCCACGAGTGTGTGAATTTGCTTCTGCAATATGGAGCCAGTCCCCACCCGGAGAATGACCTGGCATCCCCCATCCACGAAGCTGCTAAGAGAG GACACATGCAGTGCATCGAGTCTCTTGTGGCTCATGGGGGCGACATTGACCAAAACATCCACCACCTGGGAACACCGCTATATATGGCTTGTGAAAACCTGCAGGTGGCCTGTGCCAAGAAACTTATGGAGTCAG GAGTGAATGTGAACCAGGGCCGGGGGCTGGACTCCCCTCTTCATGCAGTGGCCAGGGCATCCAGCGGGGAGCTGGTCAGCCTGCTCCTGGACTTTGGAGCAGACACCGAGGCCAGGGATGCTGAAGGCAAACGACCCTTGGAACTGGTGCCTCCAGAGAGCCCCCTGAGCCAGCTCTTGAAGAGAGAAG GGCCCTCTACTTTGATGCAGTTATGCCGCCTTAGAATTCGGAAGTGCTTTGGGATCAGGCAGCATCATAAGATCACTGAGCTCAACCTCCCTGAGGAGCTGAAACGGTTTCTCCTCCACAATTAA
- the ASB9 gene encoding ankyrin repeat and SOCS box protein 9 isoform X2 — protein sequence MDGERPGRNGSKPPDMRLFSNPLMGDFVSDWSPVHEAAIHGRLLSLRSLINQGWPVNLITADRVSPLHEACLGGHPSCAKILLRHGANVNSVTVDWHTPLFNACVSGSHECVNLLLQYGASPHPENDLASPIHEAAKRGHMQCIESLVAHGGDIDQNIHHLGTPLYMACENLQVACAKKLMESGVNVNQGRGLDSPLHAVARASSGELVSLLLDFGADTEARDAEGKRPLELVPPESPLSQLLKREGASPLPESKP from the exons ATGGATGGTGAACGACCAGGCAGAAACGGCAGCAAGCCCCCGGACATGAGGCTCTTTTCCAACCCATTGATGGGGG ATTTTGTATCTGATTGGTCTCCTGTGCATGAAGCAGCCATTCATGGACGTCTGCTGTCTTTGAGGAGCCTCATCAACCAG gggtGGCCGGTGAACCTCATCACTGCAGATCGTGTGTCTCCACTCCACGAAGCCTGTCTTGGAGGTCATCCCTCCTGTGCaaaaatattactcagacatgGAGCTAAT GTGAACAGCGTCACTGTAGACTGGCACACTCCGTTGTTTAATGCTTGTGTCAGCGGCAGCCACGAGTGTGTGAATTTGCTTCTGCAATATGGAGCCAGTCCCCACCCGGAGAATGACCTGGCATCCCCCATCCACGAAGCTGCTAAGAGAG GACACATGCAGTGCATCGAGTCTCTTGTGGCTCATGGGGGCGACATTGACCAAAACATCCACCACCTGGGAACACCGCTATATATGGCTTGTGAAAACCTGCAGGTGGCCTGTGCCAAGAAACTTATGGAGTCAG GAGTGAATGTGAACCAGGGCCGGGGGCTGGACTCCCCTCTTCATGCAGTGGCCAGGGCATCCAGCGGGGAGCTGGTCAGCCTGCTCCTGGACTTTGGAGCAGACACCGAGGCCAGGGATGCTGAAGGCAAACGACCCTTGGAACTGGTGCCTCCAGAGAGCCCCCTGAGCCAGCTCTTGAAGAGAGAAGGTGCTTCTCCTTTGCCTGAATCTAAGCCTTAA